A single Helicobacter sp. 'house sparrow 1' DNA region contains:
- a CDS encoding GGDEF domain-containing protein, with amino-acid sequence MPSNNTKDDLDFSSNPYFGDISSDVLDIREDFDTHKEYIEGQIAEKVEKLAEDTVRKLTDESLPPLPANYQMYFERLLEKEDVVLRQKIQAVMNLQAISEDRVIVFEKSVKDGFKNVKKILELVSMLYKNMQITQGISEKYAKELVKIDNKLVFDNTMKLFLKDLYQVREKADKQLLQIKAVYQNTVQIMNSINEETIYDSKFGVYNKRYFISLVDKERELIEELKHETTILTLTLSRDIVLDSHDKAMVLVLLKSIAKLLLKTSRRSDILAYLGDGIFAIALKNSDLASAKKATERLLDAAKATNIFSDGKDIALSLAVGIARVVPSKSVENIIQSSLSALNMALEEKIEFKVYPQDEE; translated from the coding sequence ATGCCTAGTAATAATACAAAAGATGATTTGGATTTTAGCAGTAATCCGTATTTTGGAGATATTAGTTCTGATGTTTTGGATATCCGTGAAGATTTTGATACACACAAAGAGTATATTGAGGGACAAATAGCAGAAAAAGTAGAAAAATTAGCAGAAGATACTGTAAGAAAATTAACTGATGAATCCTTACCTCCATTGCCAGCAAACTATCAGATGTATTTTGAACGACTTCTTGAAAAAGAAGATGTTGTTTTAAGGCAAAAGATTCAAGCAGTAATGAACTTGCAAGCCATCAGTGAAGATAGGGTCATAGTCTTTGAGAAAAGTGTAAAAGATGGTTTTAAGAATGTCAAAAAGATTTTAGAGCTTGTCTCTATGCTGTATAAAAATATGCAAATTACACAAGGTATTTCGGAAAAATATGCAAAAGAGTTAGTAAAAATTGATAATAAGCTAGTTTTTGATAATACAATGAAACTCTTTTTGAAAGATTTATATCAAGTGAGAGAAAAAGCAGACAAACAACTTCTTCAAATTAAAGCTGTCTATCAAAATACAGTTCAAATTATGAATAGTATTAATGAGGAGACAATTTATGATTCTAAGTTTGGTGTTTATAACAAACGCTATTTTATTTCTTTGGTAGATAAAGAAAGGGAATTAATTGAAGAACTTAAACACGAAACAACAATCTTAACTCTTACTCTTTCAAGGGACATTGTGCTGGATTCTCATGATAAAGCAATGGTTCTTGTGCTATTAAAAAGTATTGCAAAGTTACTACTAAAAACTTCAAGGCGCAGTGATATTTTGGCTTATCTTGGTGATGGGATTTTTGCAATAGCTCTGAAAAATTCTGATCTAGCAAGTGCTAAAAAAGCCACAGAAAGATTGCTTGATGCAGCAAAAGCAACAAACATATTTTCAGATGGTAAGGATATAGCACTAAGTTTGGCAGTAGGTATTGCTCGTGTTGTGCCAAGCAAAAGTGTAGAGAATATTATCCAATCTTCTTTATCTGCTTTAAATATGGCATTGGAGGAGAAGATAGAATTTAAAGTTTATCCACAAGATGAAGAATAA
- the def gene encoding peptide deformylase, which yields MAILKVISYPDPILKQKSREVTHFDENLHRLLDDMFETMRSRDGVGLAAIQVGVLQRILVINLPREDNQQYDEDLLEIINPVILKQEGEILWNEGCLSVPNFYEEVKRYNSLTLGYQDRFGNEKVLQAEGFLAVALQHEIDHLNGILFIDRLSILKRKKFQKELKKNQRG from the coding sequence ATGGCAATTTTAAAAGTTATTAGTTATCCTGATCCTATTCTTAAGCAGAAGTCTAGAGAGGTTACTCATTTTGATGAGAATCTTCATCGCCTCTTAGATGATATGTTTGAGACTATGAGAAGTAGGGATGGGGTGGGGCTTGCAGCTATTCAAGTAGGTGTCTTACAGCGTATTTTGGTTATTAATCTTCCAAGAGAGGACAATCAACAATATGATGAGGATTTGCTAGAGATAATCAATCCTGTGATACTCAAACAAGAGGGTGAGATTCTATGGAATGAAGGCTGCCTTTCTGTCCCTAATTTTTATGAAGAGGTAAAACGCTATAATAGTTTGACTTTAGGATATCAAGATAGGTTTGGTAATGAGAAGGTGTTGCAAGCTGAAGGTTTTTTAGCGGTTGCATTGCAACATGAAATTGATCACTTAAATGGAATTTTATTTATTGATAGACTTTCTATTTTAAAGCGCAAAAAGTTTCAAAAGGAGCTTAAGAAGAATCAAAGAGGCTAG
- a CDS encoding YifB family Mg chelatase-like AAA ATPase, with translation MINKIFCATRFGIHTEVVVVEVSFTKGLPAFLISGLATNAIQESKQRVHSALSISGFVFPPLKITINLSPADLPKYGSHFDLPIALLIALQKQEKVLQNRWFAFGELGLDGAIKHSNDIFVLVLDIMLKYKDACIILPQDSEKYFSFVPHLKCVYVKNLQEALEKLLQDVPPAKNTQDLPFSFFEVANQRFFYLQDFKNDFKDVKGQRIAKRAALIAATGFHNIILEGSPGCGKSMIIKRLQEILPPMTLEEIIHNAKLNALSHQEISFIPLRNFRFPHQSASKASIIGSASNKEPKPGEIALAHQGILFFDELPYFKREILEALREPLENDCLVVSRMHSKIKYDTLFLFAAAQNPCPCGNLLSPIKECRCLDKEIKGYKNKLSQPFLDRIDLFVQMKELDEDQSRDVDSYQMQQQVFSAFMMQKQRGQKSFNAKMNEMEIRKFCILDKATEELLIRAIQRFGISERSVNKIKKVARTIADLDSKEKIEKTHILEALSYRRI, from the coding sequence ATGATAAATAAAATTTTTTGTGCTACAAGATTTGGAATTCATACAGAGGTTGTAGTAGTAGAAGTTTCATTTACAAAAGGGTTGCCAGCATTTTTGATCTCAGGACTTGCTACAAATGCAATTCAAGAATCTAAGCAAAGAGTTCATTCTGCACTAAGTATAAGTGGATTTGTTTTTCCACCTTTGAAAATTACAATTAATCTTTCACCAGCAGATTTACCAAAGTATGGGAGTCATTTTGATTTGCCTATCGCACTTTTAATCGCATTACAAAAACAAGAAAAAGTATTGCAAAATCGTTGGTTTGCTTTTGGAGAACTTGGGTTAGATGGTGCAATAAAGCACAGCAATGATATTTTTGTATTAGTTCTTGATATTATGCTTAAATACAAGGATGCTTGCATTATTCTTCCCCAAGATAGTGAAAAATATTTTTCTTTTGTCCCCCATCTAAAATGTGTTTATGTTAAGAATTTACAGGAAGCTTTAGAAAAGTTACTGCAAGATGTTCCACCTGCTAAGAATACACAAGATCTTCCCTTTTCATTTTTTGAAGTTGCCAATCAAAGATTTTTTTATTTGCAAGATTTTAAAAATGATTTTAAAGATGTAAAAGGACAAAGAATTGCCAAGAGAGCTGCTTTAATTGCAGCAACAGGATTTCATAATATCATCCTAGAGGGGAGTCCAGGATGTGGTAAAAGTATGATTATTAAGAGATTACAAGAAATTTTACCACCGATGACTTTGGAAGAAATAATCCATAATGCAAAGTTAAATGCTTTAAGCCATCAAGAGATTTCTTTCATTCCTTTAAGAAACTTTAGATTCCCTCATCAGAGTGCTTCAAAGGCAAGTATAATTGGATCAGCCTCAAATAAAGAGCCAAAGCCTGGAGAAATTGCCCTAGCACATCAAGGAATTTTATTTTTTGATGAGTTGCCATATTTTAAGAGAGAAATTCTAGAAGCCTTAAGAGAACCATTGGAAAATGATTGTTTGGTGGTTTCTCGAATGCACTCAAAGATAAAATATGACACTCTTTTTCTTTTTGCAGCAGCTCAAAATCCTTGTCCTTGTGGTAATTTGCTTAGCCCTATTAAAGAATGTAGATGCCTTGATAAAGAGATTAAGGGATATAAAAATAAACTAAGTCAGCCCTTCTTGGATAGAATCGATTTATTTGTGCAGATGAAGGAATTAGATGAGGATCAAAGCAGAGATGTAGATTCTTATCAAATGCAACAACAAGTTTTTAGTGCTTTTATGATGCAAAAGCAGAGAGGACAAAAAAGCTTTAATGCAAAAATGAATGAGATGGAAATTAGAAAATTTTGTATTTTAGATAAGGCAACGGAAGAATTGTTAATAAGGGCGATACAGAGGTT